From Verrucomicrobiota bacterium:
GAACAAGCTATTCGTATATTTATGACTCTACCCACGAACTCCCATTACAATTTACGCCCTTTTTTCTAATCGCATTTATGTGTTCTCTAGGGCAATTTATTCAAGCTATGATCGTAGTTAATACTGAAATTATTCCCGGAAAAACAATCATTAATGTCAAAGGCATCGTACAAGGTAATACGGTGCGGGCTAAGCATGTAGGCCGAGACATTGCAGCTGGATTTAAAAATATTGTAGGAGGAGAGCTAACAGGCTACACCGAGCTATTAGTAGAGGCTCGAAGCGAAGCCACTGAACGTATGCTTGCTCAGGCAGAGGAACTAGGAGCCAATGCAGTTGTTAACGTACGCTTTGCCACGAGCTCGGTCTCAGCCGGAGCGGCAGAGCTCTACGCCTATGGAACGGCAGTTACAGTCGAGTAGCTTAGTCAATCTCCATCATGACTGCCCTCATCGAGATCTTTTTTCAACTAGGAATTTTCCTTTTATTACTGGGGATCGGTTACTTTTTCGGATCTTACCGTGAAAATAGGCACCTCAAATCCTTGGAACGAAGAGAGAAGGAACTTTCTAGTATCACTCGCTGCAATCTTAAGACTGTCCCAGCAGATTGGACTATTGCATCCTCTAAGCTTGTTGTGGGTTCTGTCGTCATCGCAAACGATTATTT
This genomic window contains:
- a CDS encoding YbjQ family protein — encoded protein: MIVVNTEIIPGKTIINVKGIVQGNTVRAKHVGRDIAAGFKNIVGGELTGYTELLVEARSEATERMLAQAEELGANAVVNVRFATSSVSAGAAELYAYGTAVTVE